GTGTTCGCGTACGTCCATGGTGGCGAGCTGGAGGCCGAAGGCGGCGAGGGTGCGGATGGTGCGGTCCATGCGGCCGTCGGCGAAGAGGCCGCCGCGGTGTTCGCGCAGGGAGGTCTGGATGAGGGTGAGGTCGGCGAGGAGCTGGCCGGTGCCGAGGTAGTCGCGGCCGGGCTGGTGCGGGGTGTCCCTGGCCAGGCGCTGCTTGGTGTTTTCGAGCTTCTGGCGGATGCAGGTGGCCTTGAGCCGGTAGGGCTCCTCGGCGTTGAGGCGCTTGTAGCGGGGGCTGATCTCGGGCAGGAGTTCGATGTCGGCGCGGAGGGACTCCAGGAGTTCCTCGGTGGCGCCGGTGTAGCGGATCGAGTTGGAGAGGAAGCCGCGCAGCTCGTCGATCAGTTCCAGGGCGTCGTTGATGCCGTGCTCGTGCTGGAGGATCAGGACGTCCCAGGTGACCTGCGGGGTCACGTTGGGGTTGCCGTCGCGGTCGCCGCCGATCCAGGTGCCGAAGGTGAGGGGGCGGGTGTCGTCGGGGAGGCGGACGCCGACGCGTTCGAGTTCGGCGGTGAGGTCTTCGAGTACGTCCCCGACGGCACCCGCGTGCAGTTCGTCGAGGTAGTAGATGGCGTTGCGGGCCTCGTCGGCGGGTTCGGGGCGTACGACGCGCAGTTCGTCGGTCTGCCAGACGAGGTCGATGTTCTCGGCCAGACGGGTGTCGTAGCGGCGCCGGTCCGCCTCGATGACAGGGGTCTCCAGCAGTGCGGCGATGCGGCGCAGCTTGTTGAGGACCGAGCGCCTGGCCGCTTCCGTGGGGTGGGCCGTGAAGACCGGGCGAACGTTGAGGTTCTTGACCGTGGCGCGCAGGTGGTCGGGGTCGGCGTCCTTGAGGCGGTCGGCGGTGCGGGCGAGGAGGCCGCCTTCGGCGGCGCGCTTGGCGCGCAGTTCGCGGCCTCGGTGGACCTGCTCGGTGACGTTGGCGAGGTGGAAGTAGGTGGAGAAGGCGCGGACGAGCTTGGCGGCGGTCTCCAGCTCGGTGCCGCGCAGCAGTTCGGCGGCGGCCTCGCCGTCCTCGCGGGTCAGGTGGCGGACCTTCTCCACGAGTTCGAGCAGCTCAGGGCCCTCTTGGCGGACGAGGGTCTCGCCGAGCAGGTCACCCAGGCGTCGGATGTCGGCGCGCAGTTCACTGCTGGTCGTCGTGGCGGCCATGTCGGTCTGGCCACGGTCGTCGGCACTGCTCACAGGTGCGGCTCCTTGCAGTGTGGAGGCTCGGCGGGTGGGTACCCGGCCGGTGTCCGGGCGGTCTGGCCGCGCCGGAACCGGTTGCCGGGCGGCATAGGGGCTGGGCATCCGGGAAGAAAAGAGAGCGGACCGCGCTGTCCGACCGACTCCAGGATAGGTGTCGAGGGGGACGCGCAGAATTTCGGGCTCTTGCCGCCGGGCAACGCGCTGACATACTTACGACGCCGTAGGTTACGCAACCGTAGGGAGCCTGGATCCGAAGGGCGCCCTCGGATTCCGTATCCGGTATCTCCCTAGACCCACCACCCCCCAGGGGACGCGCATGACCACCTCACCTTCCGGTGCGATCGAAGACGCCGGGAAGACGTCCGACGACACCTCACTGCCCTCGGCCACGCTGGGTGGCGAAAAGAAGCGTTCGATCGAGCAGATCACGCTTCTCCTCTTCATCACCGTCCCGTTCCTCGCGGTGCTGGCGGCGGTGCCGCTGGCGTGGGGCTGGGGGGTGAGCTGGCTGGACCTCGGCCTGCTCGTCTTCTTCTACTACCTGGGCTGCCACGGCATCACCATCGGCTTCCACCGCTACTTCACGCACGGTGCCTTCAAGGCCAAACGGCCGCTGCGGATCGCGCTCGCCATCGCCGGGTCGATGGCGGTGGAGGGTCCGCTGGTGCGCTGGGTGGCCGACCATCGCAAGCACCACAAGTTCTCCGACGCGGAGGGCGACCCGCATTCGCCGTGGCGGTTCGGGGAGACGGTCCCGGCGCTGATGCGGGGCCTGTGGTGGGCGCACATCGAGTGGATGTTCGACGAGGAGCAGACGCCGCAGGACAAGTACGCGCCCGACCTGATCAAGGACCCGGACATCCGGGCGATCTCCCGTCAGTTCATCTGGTGGGCGATGCTGTCGCTGGCCCTGCCGGCGCTGATCGGCGGCCTGGTGACGATGTCCTGGTGGGGTGCCTTCACCGGCTTCTTCTGGGGCTCGCTCGTCCGTGTCTGCCTGCTCCATCACGTCACCTGGTCGATCAACTCGATCTGCCACGCGGTGGGCAAGCGCCCGTTCAAGTCGCGGGACCGCTCGGGGAACGTGTGGTGGCTGGCCGTCCTCTCCTGCGGCGAGTCCTGGCACAACCTGCACCACGCCGACCCGACGTCGGCGCGACACGGTGTGATGCGCGGGCAGATCGACTCATCGGCGCGGCTGATCCGCTGGTTCGAGAAGCTCGGCTGGGCCTCTGACGTGCGCTGGCCGTCACGCTCGCGTATCGATTCACGCCGTAACACGGATCTGGACGGCTCCCGGCGCCGGAAGGAGCCCGCGAAGGCGGCATGATTGACGGCGTGGTGACCGACTCCAGCAGCACCGAGAGCAATGAGAAACCGCGGCGCCCCCGCCGCACCCGGATGACGGGTGCCGAGCGCCGGGCCCAGTTGCTGGAGATCGGCCGCACGCTGTTCGCCACGAAGGGCTTCGAGGCGACGTCGGTGGAGGAGATCGCGGCCAAGGCCGGCGTCTCCAAGCCGGTGGTGTACGAGCACTTCGGCGGCAAGGAGGGCCTGTACGCGGTGGTCGTGGACCGCGAGATGCGGCGCCTGCTGGACATGGTGACGAGTTCCCTGACGGCAGGGCATCCCCGCGAACTGTGCGAACAGGCCGCCTTCGCGCTCCTCGACTACATCGAGGAGTACACGGACGGTTTCCGCATCCTCGTCCGCGATTCCCCCATCCCGCAGTCGACGGGTTCCTTCGCGTCCCTGATCTCGGACATCGCCACCCAGGTGGAGGACATCCTGGGCCGCGAGTTCAAACGCCGCGGCTTCGACCCCAAGCTGGCCCCGCTGTACGCCCAGGCCCTGGTCGGCATGGTCGCGCTCACCGGCCAGTGGTGGCTGGACGTGCGACGCCCGAGGAAGGCGGAGGTGGCGGCACATCTGGTGAACCTGGCGTGGCACGGGCTGGACGGTCTGGAGGCGAAGCCGCGGCTGATCGGGCGGCGGAAGGCCTGAGTCCCTGCCGGGCTCGGGAGGGTTTGGCCCCTCGCGGGCATCAGGCCCGGGTGATCGCCTCGCCGATGACGAAGCCTTTGGCGGGGCCGACGGGGATGACTACGTCCACGTCGTAGGGGACACGCTGCTCCGCCTTGTAGACGGCCTTCTTGTAATCGGGCTCGGTCAACACCGACACAGCGCCGCCCTCGTCGAAGTCATGCCGAGGACACCGACGTAGTACGCCCGCAGGGCATCCTCCGTGCCGGGCGGCGCGGCCAGCTGTACATGATCGACGGCGGCGATCATCGCTCAGCCCGCCTTCCGCGCCACGGCGAACAGTCGCTGGAACGGCAGCACCGTGCCGTACGACTCCGTCGGGTAGACGGCGCGCAGCAGATCGCGGTACTCGGTGACGAACGCGTCCCGGGCCTCCGGGTCGTCCGCCAGGGCGGTGAGGACGGGTCGCAGTCCCGTCCCCTTGACCCAGTCCAGCACCGGGTCCTCGCCCTGTAGGACGTGCAGGTACGTCGTCTCCCACACGTCCGCCTCGCAGCCGAGCCGGGCGAGCCGGTCGAGGTAGACGAGGGGTGCGTGGACGGAGTCGTCGTGGCGCAGCACCTCGCCGAGGCGGCTCTTCCAGCGGGCGCCGGTGCCCAGCTGGCGCATCAGGCTGTGCAGGGGTGCGTCGAGGTTGTTCGGCACCTGGAAGGCGAAGGTCCCGCCGGGGGCGACGGCGTCCAGCCAGGCCGGGAACGCGTCGAGGTGTCCTTCGACCCACTGGAGGGCGGCGTTGGAGACGATCAGGTCGTACGTCTCGGAGGGCGCCCATGCCGAGGCGTCCGCGTGGGCGAAGTCGAGGTGTCCGCCGCCCGCCGTGGGGCCCGCGTACCGGGCGGCCTGTTCCAGCATGGGGGCGGAGTTGTCGTACCCGGTGATGTGCGCGGTGGGCCAGCGGTCGGCGAGTACGGCGGTGACGTTGCCGGGGCCGCAGCCGAGGTCGGCGATGCGGGGCGGCCCCGCGGACGGTTCGGCGGGGAGGTCGGGGACTCGGGCGAGGAGGTCGGTGAAGGGGCGGGCTCGGTGGTCGGCGTGGCGGAGGTACTGGGCGGGGTCCCATGTAGGGGCAGGAGCGGGGGTGGTGGCAGGCATGGGGGTACTCCCGGGGTCAGGGGGCGATCACCGTCTTCGGCTCCACCCTGACGGAGAAAGTCTCTCGACGTCAAGAGACTTGATGCCAAGAGACTTCACATCGACACAACCACTACACTGATCGCCATGGAGGACGAGGTCGATCGGCTGGTCGCTGCGTGGCGCCGGGAGCGCCCGGACCTCGACGTGGAACCGCTCGAAGTGCTCAGCCGCGTCAGCAGGCTGGCCCGGCACCTGGACCGTGCGCGCAGGCTGGCGTTCGCCGAGCACGCACTGGAGCCCTGGGAGTTCGACGTCCTGACCGCGCTGAGGCGTGCCGGGAACCCGTACCAGCTCTCCCCCGGGCAGCTCCTCACCCAGACCCTGGTCACCTCCGGCACGATGACGAACCGTATCGACCGGCTGACGAAGAAGGGCCTGGTGGAGCGCCTCCCCGACCCCAGTGACCGGCGGGGGGTGCTCGTCCGGCTCACGCCCGAGGGCCAGGACAGGGCCGATCAGGCACTCGCGGGCCTGCTGGACCAGGAGCGCGCGATCCTGGCAGAACTGTCACGGGCACAGCGGGGCGAACTGGCCGGGCTGCTGCGCCAGTTGACGGCGCCGTTCGACAACATCCCCGGCTGACACCGGCGTACGCCGACCGGTCGGTCATGCACCGCTGCCGGTCAGTCGCTGCTGGCGGTCAGGCGCTGCTGCTCTCCTCCACGCCGATGCGTCCGCCGTGGCCCAGGTCGACGGGGCCGACCCCGGCCCGCCGGGCGAGGGCGACGGCGGCGAGCGTGGAGTGGACGCCGAGCTTGCCCAGCACGTTCTGCATGTGGGTGCGCACGGTGTGCGGGGAGAGGAACAGCCGTTCGGCGACGGCTTTGCGGCCCAGCCCGGCGACCATGCACCGCAGCACTTCCCGCTCCCTCGGCGTGAGCGACTCGACGAGCCGCTCGCTCTCGGTGCGGTGCTTGCGGGCGGCGGTCAGCTCACGCAGCACACCGGTGAGGAGGGCCGGCGGGAGGTGCGTCTCGTCGCGCAGCACACCCCGTATGACGGTCAGCAGCCGCGACAGCGAGCAGTCCTTGGCGACCCACCCGGAGGCGCCCGCCTGGAGGGCGAGCGCGGCCCTGCGGGGGTCGTCCTTCTCGGCGAGGACGACGATCCGTACGTGCGAGTGTCCCGAACGGACGCCCGCGACCAGCGAGATGCCGTCGACGAGACCCTCCGCGTTGCCCTCCTGCACGGGCACCGCCGGACGCGCCCCGGGCACGTTGCCGCCCAGGTCGGAGTCGACGAGCAGGACGTCGAACCGGCGGCCCTCGGCCACCGCTCGCTCCAGACTGCGCAGCGCGGCGGGACCGCTGCCGGCGGCGGAGACGTCGACGTCGGGCTCCGCGGCCAGTGCGGCGGCGAGCGACTCGGCGAAGATGCGATGGTCGTCGACGACCAGGACTCGGATGCGAACCACTGAAACCCCCTTCCCCGAGCTCCTCAAGAGCTGGGGACACCCAATCGTCGGGGGGACAACCCGTGCGGACACGACGCCCGGAACAGTCCCCGGCTGTTGCTTCTGGCCTGGGACGGGGCTGCCACAGCCATCTGCGCACGGCCGCCGCCGTGCGATGACTGCTACCCCCACTCCGGGCGTCGTACCCGACTGTCTCGCCCCCTGATCAGCACCGGCCCCCACCGGTGCTGTTCATCAGGGTACGGCCGGGAGGCAGGAGTGGAAGGTAATTCGCAGAACTGATTGGCCAGGGCGTTTATGGTGTGCCGCATGTTTCGTATGGAGACAGAAGTCGACAAGGAATGGCTCTCCGTGCTCCGGTCGCGGTTGCGCGACACGAACACGGCCGCCTCACCCGTCCTGCGTGCCCTGCGCGGCACCCCGGCCGAGCGCGAACTCCCGCTCCATGTTTGGGCGTTCGACGAGGTGGGAGGCCTGGCGGGCGGTCTGGTCGGCCACACCTGGACGACCTGGCTGCATGTGGCGTACCTCTGGGTCGACACCCCGCACCGGGGCAGCGGCCTGGGCTCCCGCCTCCTCGCGGAAGCGGAGCGCACGGCGCACGAGGAGCGCGCGTGCACCCACGCACGCCTGGAGACCTGGGACTTCCAGGCACCGGACTTCTACCGGAAGCAGGGGTACGAGGTGGTGTGCGTGATCCCGGACTATCCCCCGGGGGTCACCGAGTACACGCTGACGAAGCGGTTGGCGCCGCAGACTCTCTGAGGCGCTCACCACGGGCCTTTACCCCGGTCTCAGACAAGGCCAAGGTAAGTCTCAGGTAAGAGCTCTAACGTCCCGCCCCATGAGCATCCTGCGGAAGCTGAACTCCAAGCTTGCCGAGACGACCGGCTACCAGGTCCGCCGGGTTCCCGCGCCCAAGCCCGGCGCGACCGCGAAGCCCGGCACCCTCGACGCCGTCCCGAAGCCGCGTTCGCCGCGGCCCGCCCGGCCACCGGCCGCGCCCCGGCACCCCGTGGACCCGACGGTGGACCGTCTCCTGAACCGGCCGGTCTTCGTGCTGGCCCCCGTGCGCTCGGGTTCGACGCTGCTCCGCATGATGCTGGGCGCCCACTCCGAGCTGCACGCCTCGCACGAGCTGCATCTGACCGGCCTGGAGGTCTACTTCAAGTCGGGCAGCCCCACGGAGCGCTCCTTCGAGGCGCTCGGCCTCGGCTACGAGGACCTGGAGGGCCTGCTCTGGGACCGCGCCCTGCACCGGGAA
The DNA window shown above is from Streptomyces sp. NBC_01451 and carries:
- a CDS encoding acyl-CoA desaturase gives rise to the protein MTTSPSGAIEDAGKTSDDTSLPSATLGGEKKRSIEQITLLLFITVPFLAVLAAVPLAWGWGVSWLDLGLLVFFYYLGCHGITIGFHRYFTHGAFKAKRPLRIALAIAGSMAVEGPLVRWVADHRKHHKFSDAEGDPHSPWRFGETVPALMRGLWWAHIEWMFDEEQTPQDKYAPDLIKDPDIRAISRQFIWWAMLSLALPALIGGLVTMSWWGAFTGFFWGSLVRVCLLHHVTWSINSICHAVGKRPFKSRDRSGNVWWLAVLSCGESWHNLHHADPTSARHGVMRGQIDSSARLIRWFEKLGWASDVRWPSRSRIDSRRNTDLDGSRRRKEPAKAA
- a CDS encoding MarR family winged helix-turn-helix transcriptional regulator; the protein is MEDEVDRLVAAWRRERPDLDVEPLEVLSRVSRLARHLDRARRLAFAEHALEPWEFDVLTALRRAGNPYQLSPGQLLTQTLVTSGTMTNRIDRLTKKGLVERLPDPSDRRGVLVRLTPEGQDRADQALAGLLDQERAILAELSRAQRGELAGLLRQLTAPFDNIPG
- a CDS encoding TetR/AcrR family transcriptional regulator, translating into MIDGVVTDSSSTESNEKPRRPRRTRMTGAERRAQLLEIGRTLFATKGFEATSVEEIAAKAGVSKPVVYEHFGGKEGLYAVVVDREMRRLLDMVTSSLTAGHPRELCEQAAFALLDYIEEYTDGFRILVRDSPIPQSTGSFASLISDIATQVEDILGREFKRRGFDPKLAPLYAQALVGMVALTGQWWLDVRRPRKAEVAAHLVNLAWHGLDGLEAKPRLIGRRKA
- a CDS encoding GNAT family N-acetyltransferase; translation: MVCRMFRMETEVDKEWLSVLRSRLRDTNTAASPVLRALRGTPAERELPLHVWAFDEVGGLAGGLVGHTWTTWLHVAYLWVDTPHRGSGLGSRLLAEAERTAHEERACTHARLETWDFQAPDFYRKQGYEVVCVIPDYPPGVTEYTLTKRLAPQTL
- a CDS encoding trans-aconitate 2-methyltransferase; translation: MPATTPAPAPTWDPAQYLRHADHRARPFTDLLARVPDLPAEPSAGPPRIADLGCGPGNVTAVLADRWPTAHITGYDNSAPMLEQAARYAGPTAGGGHLDFAHADASAWAPSETYDLIVSNAALQWVEGHLDAFPAWLDAVAPGGTFAFQVPNNLDAPLHSLMRQLGTGARWKSRLGEVLRHDDSVHAPLVYLDRLARLGCEADVWETTYLHVLQGEDPVLDWVKGTGLRPVLTALADDPEARDAFVTEYRDLLRAVYPTESYGTVLPFQRLFAVARKAG
- a CDS encoding response regulator transcription factor, encoding MVRIRVLVVDDHRIFAESLAAALAAEPDVDVSAAGSGPAALRSLERAVAEGRRFDVLLVDSDLGGNVPGARPAVPVQEGNAEGLVDGISLVAGVRSGHSHVRIVVLAEKDDPRRAALALQAGASGWVAKDCSLSRLLTVIRGVLRDETHLPPALLTGVLRELTAARKHRTESERLVESLTPREREVLRCMVAGLGRKAVAERLFLSPHTVRTHMQNVLGKLGVHSTLAAVALARRAGVGPVDLGHGGRIGVEESSSA